In Nitrospira sp., a single genomic region encodes these proteins:
- a CDS encoding transposase — protein MMGTADPQPSMFYHITLEQFVTADHPMRKIRSLIDTDRIRHLCKSLYADTGRPSIPPEQLFLALLGGYLLGVTSERALVRELTGNLVLRWFVGLDLDTAPWDHSTFSQNRKRRFTESGLLERLFDETVAVAIKQQLVSQHTTLDGTLVQANASHKSFVPREVFLKPEEYKWRIRSLDAGPEPDQDPGNPTITFRGERRSNQTHVSTTDPDAKLANKGQGTAAIVGYTVNGLMENRHRLLVGINVEPFRGPASETAGGRTLIDTFHQKHRQRIQTVGADKGYFAKPFLTALFRRRIIPHIAAKTTGREAVHQRVRRLSRTVGYRCSQRARKKIEELWGEAKCWHGFRRFRRRGLLQVRDEAYLMGWLLHLKRLATLLPAPA, from the coding sequence ATGATGGGTACAGCCGATCCGCAACCGTCGATGTTCTACCACATCACTCTGGAGCAGTTCGTGACGGCCGATCACCCGATGCGGAAAATTCGATCGCTGATCGACACCGACCGGATTCGGCACTTGTGCAAATCGCTGTATGCCGACACCGGCCGCCCGTCGATTCCGCCGGAGCAACTCTTTCTGGCCCTGCTGGGCGGCTATCTGCTCGGGGTCACGTCCGAGCGCGCCTTAGTGCGGGAGCTGACCGGGAATCTGGTCCTCCGGTGGTTTGTGGGACTGGACTTGGACACGGCTCCGTGGGATCACTCCACGTTCTCCCAGAACCGGAAGCGGCGGTTTACCGAGAGCGGGCTGCTCGAACGGTTGTTTGATGAGACGGTGGCCGTTGCCATCAAACAGCAGTTGGTCTCGCAGCATACGACGCTTGATGGGACGCTCGTGCAGGCGAATGCCTCGCACAAGAGCTTCGTGCCCAGGGAAGTGTTCCTGAAGCCAGAGGAGTACAAGTGGCGGATTCGGTCCCTGGATGCGGGGCCGGAGCCGGACCAGGATCCGGGCAATCCCACAATCACATTTCGCGGGGAGCGGCGCTCCAATCAGACGCATGTCTCGACGACCGATCCCGACGCCAAGTTGGCCAACAAAGGCCAGGGGACCGCAGCGATCGTGGGCTATACGGTCAACGGGCTGATGGAGAACCGGCATCGGCTTTTGGTCGGCATCAATGTGGAGCCGTTTCGGGGCCCGGCCTCGGAGACGGCCGGCGGGCGCACGTTGATCGATACGTTTCATCAGAAACATCGCCAGCGGATTCAGACCGTCGGAGCCGATAAGGGCTATTTTGCCAAACCATTTCTGACGGCACTCTTCCGGCGACGCATCATCCCGCACATTGCGGCCAAGACCACCGGACGAGAGGCGGTGCATCAGCGGGTACGCCGGCTGAGTCGGACGGTGGGCTACCGCTGCTCGCAGCGAGCACGGAAGAAGATTGAAGAGCTGTGGGGCGAGGCGAAATGTTGGCACGGCTTCCGCCGATTTCGCCGACGGGGGTTGCTCCAAGTCCGCGACGAAGCCTATCTGATGGGCTGGCTGCTGCATCTGAAGCGGCTGGCGACATTGCTCCCAGCTCCAGCCTAG